The following coding sequences lie in one Methanofollis sp. genomic window:
- the frhB gene encoding coenzyme F420 hydrogenase subunit beta: MVLGNYKTCVAARSTDKEILKGAQDGGIVTQLFAYALEEGIIDGAIVAGPSDEPWKPEPMVATTRAELLAARGTKYNLSPNLSLLKEATRSYGLDKVGIVGTPCQMQAVRKAQLYPIGMRDVPDKIALAIGIFCMENFPYQSIEAIVEDHCNQKLESVTKMDIGKGKFWAYTERGAVSQIPLKVTHKYEQPGCHVCLDYVSNLADVSTGSVGTPDGWSTVFVRTKNGEDVWAKAITAGCFETQDIAGVKPGLDLVTKLATDKITKNQKTLEARASFGVGKGLRNPYL; the protein is encoded by the coding sequence GTCGCTGCACGCAGCACCGACAAGGAAATTCTGAAGGGAGCTCAGGACGGCGGTATCGTCACCCAGCTCTTTGCGTATGCGCTCGAAGAGGGCATCATCGACGGTGCCATCGTAGCGGGGCCGTCCGATGAGCCCTGGAAGCCCGAGCCGATGGTTGCGACCACGAGGGCTGAGCTTCTTGCGGCCCGCGGCACGAAGTACAACCTCTCCCCGAACCTCTCCCTCCTCAAGGAGGCGACCCGGAGCTATGGCCTTGACAAGGTCGGCATCGTCGGCACACCGTGCCAGATGCAGGCTGTCAGGAAGGCCCAGCTCTATCCGATCGGGATGCGCGACGTCCCTGACAAGATCGCCCTGGCCATCGGGATCTTCTGCATGGAGAACTTCCCGTACCAATCGATCGAGGCGATCGTCGAGGACCACTGCAACCAGAAACTCGAGTCCGTCACCAAGATGGACATCGGCAAGGGCAAGTTCTGGGCCTACACCGAGCGCGGTGCGGTCTCCCAGATCCCGCTCAAGGTCACCCACAAGTACGAGCAGCCCGGCTGCCACGTCTGCCTGGACTATGTCTCCAACCTCGCCGATGTCTCGACCGGATCGGTCGGCACCCCCGACGGCTGGAGCACGGTCTTTGTCAGGACAAAGAACGGCGAAGATGTCTGGGCCAAGGCCATCACCGCCGGTTGCTTCGAGACCCAGGACATCGCCGGTGTCAAGCCCGGCCTTGACCTCGTGACCAAGCTCGCCACCGACAAGATCACGAAGAACCAGAAGACGCTCGAAGCCCGTGCGTCCTTTGGCGTCGGCAAGGGTCTGCGCAACCCTTACCTCTAA